A window of the Gossypium hirsutum isolate 1008001.06 chromosome A05, Gossypium_hirsutum_v2.1, whole genome shotgun sequence genome harbors these coding sequences:
- the LOC107904288 gene encoding protein phosphatase 1 regulatory subunit INH3 — protein sequence MVRPTAIGTTNRSSSAMSTMTTTMTIENTSGVSSSSSQPQEALVLELRRRKKKVTWKEGTVDNEFMNKKSSNICCIYHKEKPFDEDDSDDDGHDHHHHHHPSNGHDSSKDGCRPSSSSSSSA from the coding sequence ATGGTTCGACCGACGGCGATAGGCACCACGAACAGATCGTCATCAGCGATGTCCACCATGACAACCACCATGACGATCGAGAACACCTCCGGCGTGTCCTCCTCGTCGTCGCAGCCTCAAGAAGCTCTCGTCCTCGAACTCCGCCGTAGGAAGAAGAAAGTTACGTGGAAAGAAGGCACCGTGGACAACGAATTCATGAACAAGAAGAGTTCCAATATATGTTGTATTTACCATAAAGAAAAGCCCTTCGACGAAGACGACAGTGATGACGACGGACatgatcatcatcatcaccatcatccaTCCAACGGACATGATTCCTCCAAGGATGGCTGCAGGCCCAGCAGCAGCTCCAGCTCCAGCGCCTGA